Proteins encoded together in one Musa acuminata AAA Group cultivar baxijiao chromosome BXJ3-6, Cavendish_Baxijiao_AAA, whole genome shotgun sequence window:
- the LOC135641377 gene encoding TPD1 protein homolog 1-like gives MCVSGLRATVTSSSSSSSSKSTNRIGNQCSMDDIVLHQDATPPLPSGIPTYTVNVQNLCPLKDGCAMGQIHLSCGKFSSARQINPSIFRRLSINDCLLNDGRPLRPGETISFQYANSFSYPMAVSSATCVPSA, from the coding sequence ATGTGTGTTAGTGGTTTGCGTGCAACGGTGAcgtcttcgtcctcctcctcttcctccaaatcGACAAATCGGATAGGAAACCAGTGCAGCATGGATGACATCGTGTTGCACCAAGACGCGACGCCGCCGCTGCCCAGTGGGATCCCAACGTACACGGTGAATGTGCAGaatctttgcccgttgaaagacGGGTGTGCCATGGGCCAAATCCACCTAAGCTGCGGCAAGTTTAGCAGCGCTCGCCAAATCAACCCCAGCATCTTCCGCCGCCTCAGCATCAACGACTGCCTCCTCAACGACGGCCGCCCCCTCCGCCCGGGCGAAACCATCTCTTTCCAGTACGCCAACTCCTTCTCTTACCCCATGGCTGTTTCCAGCGCCACCTGCGTCCCCTCAGCCTAA